One segment of Ancylothrix sp. D3o DNA contains the following:
- a CDS encoding phage tail protein produces the protein MADLLKPIAPSSFYLEFDGLTDLVFKTVTLPEYKPKVAGGEAIIGSTKDGKTIRQVNSGGFEGLFTFDVVCIASLTGSSASKKMYEWFEKCLPKSDGGKGEWKKNKKTGKISAFDSDSELVAMWEFSESWPSSYKCADLDVTQDAYLEETFTITCEKFNRTK, from the coding sequence ATGGCAGATTTACTTAAACCAATTGCCCCTAGTAGTTTTTACCTTGAATTTGACGGGCTTACTGATTTAGTGTTTAAAACCGTCACCCTCCCAGAATATAAACCAAAAGTGGCCGGTGGTGAAGCAATTATTGGTTCGACAAAAGATGGCAAAACAATTCGCCAGGTCAACTCTGGTGGATTTGAAGGATTATTTACTTTTGATGTTGTTTGCATTGCCAGTTTAACCGGCAGCAGCGCCAGCAAAAAAATGTATGAGTGGTTTGAAAAATGCCTGCCTAAGTCAGATGGGGGCAAGGGAGAGTGGAAAAAAAATAAAAAAACCGGCAAAATCAGCGCCTTTGATTCTGACAGCGAACTCGTGGCGATGTGGGAGTTTTCCGAATCTTGGCCTTCTTCCTATAAATGTGCCGATTTGGATGTTACCCAAGATGCCTATCTGGAAGAAACTTTTACTATCACTTGCGAAAAATTCAACCGCACGAAGTAG
- a CDS encoding phage tail protein — MADEFLTNSKFYFEIDGITDLLVKKISGPQISMDVAGGDAPIGCTKGGVSQTQATIGGVKYNSAITLTFVAGNEAAQKKLEDWYIKCHSEAFSGGKIEARTSRKTGSLTIYDGDGKEMRFDFIDLFPGTLKQIGTLGGDQSGQVAEDTLELKFTKVVRKQ, encoded by the coding sequence ATGGCTGATGAGTTTCTGACAAATTCCAAGTTTTATTTTGAAATTGATGGCATTACGGATCTGCTGGTTAAAAAAATCAGCGGGCCTCAAATTTCAATGGATGTGGCGGGGGGTGATGCTCCCATTGGATGCACAAAGGGTGGAGTCTCTCAAACCCAAGCTACGATTGGCGGTGTGAAGTACAATTCTGCTATTACGCTCACCTTTGTTGCCGGCAATGAAGCGGCTCAAAAAAAGCTGGAAGATTGGTATATTAAATGCCATTCTGAGGCGTTTTCTGGGGGAAAAATAGAGGCGAGAACAAGCCGCAAAACCGGGTCTTTGACTATCTATGACGGGGATGGAAAGGAAATGCGTTTTGACTTTATTGATTTGTTCCCAGGCACCCTCAAACAAATTGGCACACTCGGCGGCGATCAGTCGGGTCAAGTTGCGGAAGATACTTTAGAACTTAAGTTCACCAAAGTGGTGCGGAAACAGTAG
- a CDS encoding phage tail protein, which yields MPGAEFPEILTRAKFYLELRLDGSNDAVDGFFMECTGFKSTQEVIEVCEVTPQKWGKNGKSRGRIVTTKMPGNISYTNFTLRRGLTLSMVMWDWLQAVRDGNWAKQRRNGSLVIYNQAAEEQFRFEFKGAWPTSYTISDVNVGESQIEIEEMEVTVEELKRIKPISV from the coding sequence ATGCCTGGAGCAGAATTTCCCGAAATCCTTACAAGGGCGAAGTTTTATTTGGAGTTACGGCTGGATGGCAGTAATGATGCGGTGGATGGGTTTTTTATGGAATGCACCGGCTTTAAATCTACTCAGGAAGTAATCGAAGTTTGCGAGGTGACTCCTCAAAAATGGGGCAAAAATGGCAAAAGTCGGGGTCGAATTGTTACTACAAAAATGCCTGGTAATATTAGTTATACGAATTTTACTTTGCGTCGAGGTTTGACGCTTTCTATGGTGATGTGGGACTGGTTACAGGCGGTGCGTGATGGCAATTGGGCTAAACAACGGCGTAATGGTTCTTTGGTGATTTATAATCAAGCTGCTGAAGAACAGTTTAGATTTGAGTTTAAGGGTGCTTGGCCTACTAGCTACACGATTTCTGATGTGAATGTGGGAGAAAGTCAAATAGAAATTGAAGAGATGGAAGTGACTGTGGAAGAGTTAAAACGAATTAAGCCTATATCTGTATGA
- a CDS encoding DUF6760 family protein: protein MMERTEFEFTLPKGLVGMGGDIHRQGMMRLTTAEDEIFVQKDHRVRENSAYGALVLLSRVITNFGSVSVVTPEVLEQLFLIDLIYLRDFFNGLNRLGNQENLGGFTGYALEDLYQEVALIAFYFHWSLGDILCLEHAERRRWVAHIRKLAAVK from the coding sequence ATGATGGAGCGCACCGAGTTTGAATTTACTTTGCCGAAGGGTTTGGTTGGTATGGGGGGCGATATTCACCGGCAGGGGATGATGCGTTTGACTACGGCTGAGGATGAAATATTTGTTCAAAAAGACCACCGTGTTCGAGAAAATTCTGCTTATGGGGCTTTGGTGCTTTTGTCTAGGGTAATTACAAATTTTGGCAGCGTATCGGTGGTTACTCCAGAGGTTTTGGAGCAGCTTTTTTTAATTGATTTGATTTATTTGCGGGATTTTTTTAATGGCCTTAATCGGCTTGGAAATCAGGAAAATTTGGGTGGATTTACGGGCTATGCTTTGGAGGATTTATATCAAGAAGTTGCTTTAATTGCTTTTTATTTTCACTGGTCTTTAGGGGATATTTTATGTTTGGAACACGCAGAGCGCCGGCGTTGGGTGGCTCACATTCGTAAGTTGGCGGCTGTTAAGTGA
- a CDS encoding phage tail sheath C-terminal domain-containing protein yields the protein MAQTMILPGTYVEVRAEGLIAPSGVATGNIGIVGTANKGAENQVQLLSSLAEAKEIFGESDEWQGGDKGELTLVRALELIYKNGGQTVYAVRASDATVKAYENALALLENKIVNIVVLAGQDANQAGMVGALTGHLKTTAGIKRERIGIIGSGLKAGKDDLAQISGHNLSDDEGRLIFTAPGILVTSGGKQNQLPGAYLAAAVAGLIASFNVQASPTNKTLSIEGITTEFNNAQLQELVQKKVLTVEARNGYRIVKGVTTADSPWNQITTRRIVDYAIYGVRSSCDPYIGKLNNERVRGAMKATLDGFLTGMVESEALVSYQLEVTATRRQEISGEVAVRMILQPTFSIDFIQVTMYLG from the coding sequence ATGGCTCAAACAATGATTTTACCCGGCACTTATGTTGAAGTGCGGGCCGAAGGTTTAATTGCGCCTAGTGGAGTCGCTACAGGGAATATTGGCATTGTTGGTACTGCCAATAAGGGTGCGGAGAATCAAGTTCAATTGTTGAGTAGTTTGGCAGAAGCTAAAGAAATCTTTGGCGAAAGCGATGAATGGCAAGGAGGAGATAAAGGCGAGCTAACTTTGGTTCGCGCTTTGGAATTAATTTATAAAAATGGAGGACAGACAGTTTATGCTGTGAGAGCTTCGGATGCAACTGTTAAAGCCTATGAAAATGCTTTAGCACTCTTAGAAAACAAAATTGTCAATATTGTTGTATTGGCGGGACAAGATGCGAATCAAGCGGGCATGGTGGGTGCGCTTACAGGACATTTGAAAACTACCGCAGGTATTAAGCGCGAAAGAATTGGGATTATTGGTAGCGGATTGAAAGCCGGCAAAGATGATTTGGCTCAAATTAGCGGTCACAATCTCAGCGATGATGAAGGCCGGTTAATTTTTACTGCACCGGGAATTTTGGTAACATCTGGAGGCAAACAAAATCAATTGCCTGGGGCTTATTTAGCGGCGGCTGTTGCGGGTTTAATTGCGTCTTTTAACGTCCAAGCTAGTCCCACAAATAAAACTTTGAGCATTGAAGGAATCACCACTGAATTTAACAATGCTCAACTGCAAGAACTGGTACAAAAAAAAGTCTTGACGGTAGAAGCTCGCAATGGATATCGCATAGTTAAAGGCGTTACCACAGCGGATAGCCCTTGGAATCAAATCACTACCCGTCGCATTGTTGATTATGCCATTTATGGAGTGCGATCTTCTTGCGATCCTTATATTGGTAAATTGAATAATGAGCGAGTACGAGGCGCAATGAAAGCTACCTTAGATGGCTTTTTAACTGGTATGGTAGAAAGCGAAGCTCTCGTCAGTTATCAGCTAGAAGTTACGGCAACTCGCCGACAAGAAATTTCTGGGGAAGTGGCTGTTAGAATGATTCTGCAACCGACGTTTAGTATTGATTTCATTCAAGTGACGATGTATTTGGGCTAA